A stretch of Paenibacillus peoriae DNA encodes these proteins:
- a CDS encoding ATP-binding cassette domain-containing protein, translating to MSNVVMEVQQITKVIGKRQVIHDSSFQLDKGKIYGFIGPNGVGKTTLMRMMTGLMHPTSGHEC from the coding sequence ATGTCTAATGTTGTTATGGAGGTTCAGCAAATCACTAAAGTGATTGGGAAGCGTCAAGTAATTCACGATTCTTCCTTTCAGCTTGACAAAGGAAAGATATATGGTTTTATTGGTCCGAATGGAGTAGGGAAAACGACGTTGATGCGCATGATGACAGGGTTGATGCATCCTACAAGCGGGCATGAATGCTAG
- a CDS encoding FDLD family class I lanthipeptide — MENNIFDLDVQINKSKGSVEPQVTSLAWQCTGMCGGTANTCAETAGVKCFSNIGALC; from the coding sequence ATGGAAAATAATATTTTTGATTTGGATGTACAAATTAACAAGTCTAAAGGTTCAGTAGAACCTCAAGTAACAAGTTTGGCGTGGCAATGCACCGGAATGTGCGGCGGAACAGCCAACACTTGTGCTGAAACAGCAGGTGTAAAATGTTTTTCTAATATTGGAGCATTGTGTTGA